The following are encoded in a window of Kitasatospora fiedleri genomic DNA:
- a CDS encoding ArsR/SmtB family transcription factor: MTVDHDRDCPGLLPEPATAELQLACVLHALADPIRLRIVSELAGTGGSELNCLAFELPVTKSTMTHHFRVLREAGLIRQHRRGTSKMNSLRESDLSARFPGLLDAVLAAAPAAR; encoded by the coding sequence GTGACCGTCGACCACGACCGGGACTGCCCCGGCCTGCTGCCCGAGCCCGCCACCGCGGAGCTCCAGCTGGCCTGCGTGCTGCACGCGCTGGCGGACCCGATCCGGCTGCGGATCGTCTCCGAGCTCGCGGGCACGGGCGGCAGCGAGCTGAACTGCCTGGCGTTCGAACTCCCGGTCACCAAGTCGACGATGACGCACCACTTCCGGGTGCTGCGGGAGGCCGGGCTGATCCGCCAGCACCGGCGCGGCACCTCGAAGATGAACAGTCTGCGCGAGTCCGACCTGTCCGCCCGCTTCCCCGGCCTGCTGGACGCGGTCCTGGCCGCCGCGCCCGCCGCGCGCTGA
- a CDS encoding NADH:flavin oxidoreductase/NADH oxidase, whose protein sequence is MSALFEPLTLRSLTIPNRIWLSPMCMYSAASEGPDTGAATDFHLAHLGSRAAGGAGLVMVEATGVRPDGRISPWDLGLWNDRQQEQLARIAALITQHGAVPAIQLAHAGRKASTGRPQDGGGPLPVERGGWQVVGPSPVPFDAPYPVPTELTEAQIAELVEDFAASARRALAAGFQVVEVHGAHGYLVHQFLSPVSNHRTDGYGGDFAGRSRLAREIATAVRAVWPAELPVLFRVSATDWLPEEPSWTLEESVLLAKELQAVGVDLIDVSSGGNVPRAEIPVEPGYQVPFAETVRRESGLPVNAIGLITDAAQAEAIVAEGRADAVMLGRELLRDPYWPLHAARTLDVPRDWPVQYGYAVGPRG, encoded by the coding sequence GTGAGCGCCCTGTTCGAACCCCTCACCCTCCGCTCGCTGACCATCCCCAACCGGATCTGGCTCAGCCCGATGTGCATGTACTCCGCCGCCTCCGAGGGGCCCGACACCGGCGCCGCCACCGACTTCCACCTCGCCCACCTCGGCTCCCGCGCCGCCGGCGGCGCCGGGCTCGTGATGGTCGAGGCCACCGGCGTCCGCCCCGACGGCCGGATCTCCCCGTGGGACCTCGGCCTGTGGAACGACCGCCAGCAGGAGCAGCTGGCCCGGATCGCCGCGCTGATCACCCAGCACGGCGCGGTGCCGGCGATCCAGCTCGCCCACGCCGGCCGCAAGGCGTCCACCGGCAGGCCGCAGGACGGCGGCGGACCGCTCCCCGTCGAGCGGGGCGGCTGGCAGGTCGTCGGCCCCTCCCCGGTGCCCTTCGACGCGCCCTACCCGGTGCCGACCGAGCTGACGGAGGCCCAGATCGCCGAGCTGGTCGAGGACTTCGCGGCCTCCGCCCGCCGCGCCCTGGCCGCCGGCTTCCAGGTGGTCGAGGTGCACGGCGCGCACGGCTACCTGGTGCACCAGTTCCTCTCCCCGGTCTCCAACCACCGCACCGACGGCTACGGCGGCGACTTCGCCGGACGCAGCCGGCTGGCCCGCGAGATCGCCACCGCGGTCCGGGCCGTCTGGCCCGCCGAGCTCCCGGTGCTGTTCCGGGTCTCCGCCACCGACTGGCTCCCGGAGGAGCCCAGTTGGACGCTGGAGGAGTCGGTGCTGCTCGCCAAGGAGCTCCAGGCCGTCGGCGTCGACCTGATCGACGTCTCCAGCGGCGGCAACGTGCCGCGCGCCGAGATCCCCGTCGAGCCCGGCTACCAGGTCCCGTTCGCCGAGACCGTCCGCCGCGAGTCCGGCCTCCCGGTCAACGCCATCGGCCTGATCACCGACGCCGCCCAGGCCGAGGCGATCGTCGCCGAGGGCCGCGCCGACGCCGTCATGCTCGGCCGCGAACTGCTCCGCGACCCCTACTGGCCGCTGCACGCCGCCCGCACCCTCGACGTCCCCCGCGACTGGCCCGTCCAGTACGGCTACGCGGTCGGCCCGCGCGGCTGA
- a CDS encoding FadR/GntR family transcriptional regulator — MEIQGLPGRLLAALGPAIASGELPAGTVLRAEELEQRHGVSRTVVREAVRVLESMRLVEPRRRVGITVRPKTDWDVFDPLVIRWRLAGADRSAQLRSLGSLRVAVEPAAAALAARCADDDDRRELSALAVELTVTARAADLDAFLAHDIAFHAAVLRASGNEMFAHLKDTVGAVLTGRTEHRLMPHRPREYAVQLHRDVAQAICAGDPELAERAMRTIVVGALEELDATLPD, encoded by the coding sequence ATGGAGATCCAGGGCCTGCCCGGCCGCCTGCTCGCTGCCCTCGGCCCGGCGATCGCCTCCGGGGAGCTGCCGGCGGGGACGGTGCTGCGCGCGGAGGAGCTGGAGCAGCGGCACGGGGTGTCCCGGACGGTGGTGCGGGAGGCGGTGCGCGTCCTGGAGTCGATGCGGCTGGTCGAGCCCCGGCGGCGGGTCGGGATCACCGTCCGGCCGAAGACCGACTGGGACGTGTTCGACCCGCTGGTGATCCGCTGGCGGCTGGCCGGCGCGGACCGCTCCGCGCAGCTGCGCTCGCTGGGCTCGCTGCGGGTGGCGGTGGAGCCGGCCGCGGCGGCGCTGGCGGCCCGGTGCGCGGACGACGACGACCGGCGCGAGCTGAGCGCGCTGGCCGTCGAACTGACCGTCACCGCCCGGGCGGCCGACCTGGACGCCTTCCTCGCGCACGACATCGCCTTCCACGCGGCGGTGCTGCGGGCCTCCGGCAACGAGATGTTCGCGCACCTGAAGGACACCGTGGGCGCGGTCCTCACCGGCCGCACCGAGCACCGGCTGATGCCGCACCGGCCGCGCGAGTACGCGGTGCAGCTGCACCGGGACGTCGCGCAGGCGATCTGCGCGGGCGACCCGGAGCTGGCGGAACGGGCGATGCGGACCATCGTGGTCGGCGCGCTGGAGGAGCTGGACGCCACCCTGCCGGACTGA
- a CDS encoding glycerol-3-phosphate dehydrogenase/oxidase — MATIPTLGAERAAGRVVPRAATRELLGRARYDLLVIGGGILGTATAWTAAQAGLKVAMVDAGDFANATSSASSKLVHGGLRYLQTGAVRLVAENHKERRALATHVAPHLVSPLTFFVPVYEGGPHSAPKLGAGVFLYSALSAFRDGLGRVVSPAAAARAVPGLRTEGLRRVAVYGDHQMNDARMAVMTVRAAVDAGAVVLNHAEVTGLRFTRGRVTGAEVRDALDGTEFGVDARLVLNATGPWVDHLRRMEHAGAAPSIRLSKGAHVVLRRQAPWRAALTIPIDHYRVSFAIPWEDHVLLGTTDEEYTGDPLDVRATDADVDQILSEAGHAVRGEHLRREDITYSFAGLRVLPGGPGETAAAKRETVVTEGRAGMLSVAGGKWTTYRHIGRVILEKLKHAPGAGLAEDVSPIPPTVPLPGIGAPQAVARRLLTDREPGSRMDPLVARNLATHYGTLSFEIARLIAERPELGERVHPDGPDVWAQVVYAAEQEWAYTVDDVLRRRTTLTVRGLDGAEVRKRTAELLER; from the coding sequence ATGGCAACCATCCCGACCCTGGGCGCCGAGCGCGCCGCCGGCCGCGTCGTCCCCCGGGCCGCCACCCGCGAACTGCTCGGCCGGGCCCGCTACGACCTGCTGGTGATCGGCGGCGGCATCCTCGGCACCGCCACCGCGTGGACCGCCGCCCAGGCCGGGCTGAAGGTGGCCATGGTGGACGCCGGGGACTTCGCCAACGCCACCTCCTCCGCCTCGTCCAAGCTGGTCCACGGCGGGCTGCGCTACCTGCAGACCGGCGCGGTGCGGCTGGTCGCCGAGAACCACAAGGAGCGCCGGGCGCTGGCCACCCACGTGGCCCCGCACCTGGTCAGCCCGCTGACCTTCTTCGTGCCGGTCTACGAGGGCGGCCCGCACTCGGCGCCCAAGCTCGGCGCGGGCGTGTTCCTGTACTCGGCGCTGTCCGCGTTCCGCGACGGCCTGGGCCGGGTGGTCTCCCCCGCGGCGGCGGCCCGCGCCGTGCCCGGGCTGCGCACCGAGGGCCTGCGGCGGGTCGCGGTGTACGGCGACCACCAGATGAACGACGCCCGGATGGCCGTGATGACGGTGCGGGCGGCGGTGGACGCGGGCGCGGTGGTGCTCAACCACGCCGAGGTGACCGGGCTGCGCTTCACCCGCGGCCGGGTCACCGGCGCCGAGGTGCGTGACGCCCTGGACGGCACCGAGTTCGGCGTGGACGCCCGGCTGGTGCTGAACGCCACCGGCCCGTGGGTGGACCACCTGCGGCGGATGGAGCACGCGGGCGCGGCCCCGTCGATCCGGCTGTCCAAGGGCGCGCACGTGGTGCTGCGCCGGCAGGCGCCGTGGCGGGCCGCGCTGACCATCCCGATCGACCACTACCGGGTGTCGTTCGCCATCCCGTGGGAGGACCACGTCCTGCTCGGCACCACGGACGAGGAGTACACCGGCGACCCGCTGGACGTCCGGGCCACCGACGCGGACGTCGACCAGATCCTGTCCGAGGCCGGGCACGCGGTGCGCGGCGAGCACCTGCGGCGGGAGGACATCACGTACTCCTTCGCCGGCCTGCGGGTGCTGCCGGGCGGGCCGGGCGAGACGGCGGCGGCGAAGCGGGAGACGGTGGTGACCGAGGGCCGGGCCGGGATGCTGTCGGTGGCGGGCGGCAAGTGGACCACGTACCGGCACATCGGCCGGGTGATCCTGGAGAAGCTCAAGCACGCCCCGGGCGCGGGCCTGGCCGAGGACGTCTCGCCGATCCCGCCGACCGTCCCGCTGCCGGGCATCGGCGCCCCGCAGGCCGTCGCCCGCCGCCTGCTGACCGACCGCGAGCCGGGCAGCCGGATGGACCCGCTGGTGGCCCGGAACCTGGCCACCCACTACGGCACGCTGTCCTTCGAGATCGCCCGCCTGATCGCCGAGCGCCCGGAGCTGGGCGAACGCGTCCACCCCGACGGGCCGGACGTGTGGGCGCAGGTGGTGTACGCGGCCGAGCAGGAGTGGGCGTACACGGTGGACGACGTGCTGCGGCGGCGCACCACGCTGACGGTGCGCGGGCTGGACGGCGCGGAGGTGCGCAAGCGCACGGCGGAGCTGCTGGAGCGGTAG
- a CDS encoding gluconokinase — MALSAENQQPPVIVVMGVSGVGKTTVARLLADRLDLPYAEADDFHPAANIAKMSAGTPLDDRDRQPWLRALGGWLGERAAAGSGGVVTCSALKRDYRDLLRAACPDAFFLHLSGSHDLVGDRLAHRTGHFMPPALLDSQYADLEPLQPDEHGTVLDVGADPETLVDRAVAALGR, encoded by the coding sequence ATGGCTCTCAGCGCCGAGAACCAGCAGCCGCCCGTCATCGTGGTGATGGGCGTCTCCGGAGTCGGGAAGACCACCGTCGCCCGACTGCTCGCCGACCGCCTCGACCTCCCGTACGCGGAGGCCGACGACTTCCACCCCGCCGCCAACATCGCCAAGATGAGCGCCGGCACCCCGCTGGACGACCGCGACCGGCAGCCCTGGCTGCGCGCGCTCGGCGGCTGGCTGGGCGAGCGGGCCGCCGCCGGCAGCGGGGGAGTGGTCACCTGCTCCGCGCTCAAGCGCGACTACCGCGACCTGCTGCGGGCCGCCTGCCCGGACGCGTTCTTCCTGCACCTGAGCGGCAGCCACGACCTGGTCGGCGACCGGCTGGCGCACCGCACCGGCCACTTCATGCCGCCCGCGCTGCTGGACTCCCAGTACGCCGACCTCGAACCGCTCCAGCCGGACGAGCACGGCACCGTGCTGGACGTCGGCGCCGACCCCGAGACGCTCGTCGACCGCGCCGTCGCCGCCCTGGGCCGCTGA
- a CDS encoding MFS transporter: MTSELPGAWRRMRMWGAAHAVDDLYQGLVPAVVPYFVLERGYGYVAAGGLTLAATLGSAVPQPLVGLLVDRRPLPWLSAAGLALAGLGAGLSGLADGYALVWLLVLLSGLGVAAFHPAAGRAAREAAGDSTGAMSVFAAGGSVGFFLAPVLATPLLSAWGLRATAVFVLPALLMAAVLFRARHRTYPHAGGGAKRAGKDRWRPFLVLTGVEVIRSVVFFGVSTFIELYWLRQLGASHLLAGAALTCFLLGGVAGTLGGGRLADRIGMVRTAQWGTALTVPALVLLRVTPGPWAPLLFAVLAGATLNLPFAVLVKLGQDYLPTRPGTAAGVTLGLAVSVGGLIAPLFGLLAQHHGPQGVLTLLPAVPLLGVALGAFMVEPGRWKDEDGGGGTDGEGGAGPAPEAELVS; encoded by the coding sequence ATGACGAGCGAACTGCCCGGCGCGTGGCGCCGGATGCGGATGTGGGGCGCGGCGCACGCCGTGGACGACCTGTACCAGGGCCTGGTGCCCGCGGTGGTGCCGTACTTCGTCCTGGAGCGCGGCTACGGGTACGTGGCGGCGGGCGGGCTGACGCTGGCGGCGACGCTGGGCAGCGCGGTCCCGCAGCCGCTGGTCGGCCTGCTGGTGGACCGGCGTCCGCTGCCCTGGCTGTCGGCGGCGGGGCTGGCGCTGGCCGGGCTGGGCGCGGGGCTGAGCGGGCTGGCCGACGGGTACGCGCTGGTGTGGCTGCTGGTGCTGCTCTCCGGCCTGGGGGTGGCGGCGTTCCACCCGGCGGCGGGGCGGGCGGCCCGGGAGGCGGCGGGCGACTCGACCGGCGCGATGAGCGTCTTCGCGGCGGGCGGCAGCGTCGGGTTCTTCCTGGCGCCGGTGCTGGCCACGCCGCTGCTCTCCGCGTGGGGGCTGCGGGCGACGGCGGTGTTCGTGCTGCCGGCGCTGCTGATGGCGGCGGTGCTGTTCCGGGCCAGGCACCGGACGTACCCGCACGCCGGGGGCGGGGCGAAGCGCGCCGGGAAGGACCGCTGGCGGCCGTTCCTGGTGCTCACCGGGGTCGAGGTGATCCGCTCGGTGGTGTTCTTCGGCGTCAGCACCTTCATCGAGCTGTACTGGCTGCGGCAGTTGGGCGCCTCGCACCTGCTGGCCGGCGCGGCGCTGACCTGCTTCCTGCTGGGCGGCGTCGCGGGCACCCTGGGCGGCGGGCGGCTGGCGGACCGGATCGGCATGGTCCGCACCGCGCAGTGGGGCACCGCGCTCACCGTCCCCGCGCTGGTCCTGCTGCGGGTGACGCCCGGCCCGTGGGCGCCGCTGCTGTTCGCCGTCCTGGCGGGCGCGACGCTGAACCTGCCGTTCGCCGTCCTGGTCAAGCTCGGCCAGGACTACCTGCCCACCCGCCCCGGCACCGCCGCCGGTGTCACCCTGGGCCTGGCCGTCAGCGTCGGCGGCCTGATCGCCCCGCTCTTCGGCCTGCTCGCCCAGCACCACGGCCCCCAGGGCGTGCTGACCCTGCTGCCCGCCGTCCCGCTGCTGGGCGTCGCGCTCGGCGCGTTCATGGTCGAACCGGGCCGCTGGAAGGACGAGGACGGCGGGGGCGGCACGGACGGCGAGGGCGGCGCGGGACCGGCCCCGGAGGCCGAACTGGTCTCCTAG
- a CDS encoding GntT/GntP/DsdX family permease, whose product METTVTPTLLAAGAPALPHTASDGRLLLAVLLSIGAIVLLITRFKLHPFLALTLGSGLLAAVAGAPFDKLLTSFSTGFGATVASVGLLIGLGAMLGKLLADSGGANTIADTVLARTGPKLLPWAMALIAAVLGLPLFFEVGVVLLVPIVLLVARRGNAPLIGIGIPALAGLSVLHGLVPPHPGPLVAVDALHADLGVTLALGLLVAVPTLIVAGPLFGRLAQRWVGPLELPADTTAAENAETGKTADTAAGAEGVERARTPRFGAVLATILLPVVLMLGKALADVVIDDPKATGQRIFDFIGSPLIALLAATLLAMLTLGRAAGFDKGRISDTVGSALGPIAGIVFIVGAGGGFKQTLIDIGVGDAVSAWSGKWHVSALLLGWLIAVLIRLATGSATVATITAAGIVGPLAADMSTSHAALLVLAIGAGSLFLSHVNDAGFWLVKEYFGMSVGQTLKSWSVMETIISVVAIALILPLSLIV is encoded by the coding sequence ATGGAGACCACCGTGACCCCCACCCTGTTGGCGGCCGGCGCACCGGCGCTGCCGCACACGGCGAGCGACGGCCGGCTGCTGCTCGCGGTGCTGCTCAGCATCGGCGCGATCGTGCTGCTGATCACCCGGTTCAAGCTGCACCCGTTCCTGGCCCTCACGCTCGGTTCCGGGCTGCTCGCCGCCGTCGCCGGGGCGCCCTTCGACAAGCTGCTGACCAGCTTCTCCACCGGCTTCGGCGCGACCGTCGCCTCGGTGGGCCTGCTGATCGGCCTGGGCGCGATGCTCGGCAAGCTGCTCGCCGACTCCGGCGGCGCCAACACCATCGCGGACACCGTGCTGGCCCGCACCGGCCCCAAGCTGCTGCCCTGGGCGATGGCGCTGATCGCCGCGGTGCTCGGCCTGCCGCTGTTCTTCGAGGTCGGCGTGGTGCTGCTGGTGCCGATCGTGCTGCTGGTGGCCCGGCGCGGCAACGCCCCGCTGATCGGCATCGGCATCCCCGCGCTGGCCGGCCTCTCGGTGCTGCACGGCCTCGTCCCGCCGCACCCCGGCCCGCTGGTCGCCGTCGACGCCCTGCACGCCGACCTCGGCGTCACCCTGGCGCTCGGCCTGCTGGTCGCGGTCCCGACCCTGATCGTGGCCGGCCCGCTGTTCGGACGCCTCGCCCAGCGCTGGGTCGGCCCGCTGGAACTGCCCGCCGACACCACCGCTGCCGAGAACGCGGAGACCGGGAAGACCGCGGACACCGCAGCGGGCGCGGAGGGCGTCGAGCGGGCGCGGACGCCGCGGTTCGGCGCCGTGCTGGCCACCATCCTGCTGCCGGTCGTGCTGATGCTCGGCAAGGCGCTGGCCGACGTGGTGATCGACGACCCGAAGGCCACCGGCCAGCGGATCTTCGACTTCATCGGCTCCCCGCTGATCGCGCTGCTCGCCGCGACCCTGCTCGCCATGCTGACCCTCGGCCGGGCGGCCGGCTTCGACAAGGGCCGGATCTCCGACACGGTCGGCTCGGCGCTCGGCCCGATCGCCGGGATCGTGTTCATCGTCGGCGCGGGCGGCGGCTTCAAGCAGACCCTGATCGACATCGGCGTCGGCGACGCGGTCAGCGCGTGGTCCGGCAAGTGGCACGTCTCCGCGCTGCTGCTGGGCTGGCTGATCGCGGTGCTGATCCGGCTGGCCACCGGCTCCGCGACGGTCGCCACCATCACCGCCGCCGGCATCGTCGGCCCGCTGGCCGCCGACATGTCCACCAGCCACGCCGCGCTGCTGGTGCTGGCGATCGGCGCCGGGTCGCTGTTCCTGTCGCACGTCAACGACGCCGGGTTCTGGCTGGTGAAGGAGTACTTCGGGATGAGCGTCGGCCAGACGCTGAAGTCCTGGTCGGTGATGGAGACGATCATCTCGGTGGTCGCGATCGCCCTGATCCTGCCGCTCAGTCTGATCGTCTGA
- a CDS encoding glycosyltransferase family 2 protein: MTVNHLPSPPSDQELYWYFGPQRRWVPLLSALAFTVSAGTMFSFSLRTPALWPFLAVLSINAVALALTCLNGLRRRRFTRGGHELLVAAWQPAAPPSVDLYLPTCGEPLDILANAYRAVARSSYPGRLDVWVLDDADRPEVARLAEEFGYHYVVRPNRGEFKKAGNLNHALTLSSGEFVAILDADFAPRADLLQHLLPYFGDPAVGIVQSPQCFDTDASMGWVQRAAGSAQEWFFRWVQPSRDASDAAICCGSNAVYRRAAIDAAGGFARLDHSEDMYTGLALHQRGYTTRYVPVLVAKGTSPDSTTSFVNQQYRWTMGNLHLIGDRAARRAMTWRMRRCFDEGIVGYLAAAVNVLTAPLPPLVMLFAFPGEVRAWYVLPLISLLWLWHVLLPRVSRTRWRSEVLRANVLMSFAAATAYWHTLRGRSAAWVPTGVAGPGRSGGMARKVLLVSLLWTAGTLAATAAGVAVATALHGWHTTWGLALYLAVQLHLGVPLIRDLYTELRPRAAESAEPADSAAPVASVASAEPTESGARPAMRPRRWPEALAVTSTLALVALLASGWAAPMLPWLG, from the coding sequence ATGACTGTCAATCACCTTCCGTCACCACCTTCCGACCAGGAGCTCTATTGGTATTTCGGGCCTCAGCGCCGCTGGGTCCCGCTGCTCTCCGCGCTCGCCTTCACGGTCAGCGCGGGCACCATGTTCAGCTTCTCGCTGCGCACCCCGGCCCTGTGGCCGTTCCTCGCCGTGCTGAGCATCAACGCCGTCGCACTCGCCCTGACCTGCCTGAACGGCCTGCGCCGCCGCCGCTTCACCCGGGGCGGCCACGAACTGCTGGTCGCCGCCTGGCAGCCGGCCGCGCCGCCGTCCGTCGACCTGTACCTGCCGACCTGCGGCGAACCGCTCGACATCCTGGCCAACGCCTACCGCGCCGTCGCCCGCAGCTCCTACCCGGGGCGGCTCGACGTGTGGGTGCTCGACGACGCCGACCGGCCCGAAGTCGCCCGGCTGGCCGAGGAGTTCGGCTACCACTACGTGGTCCGCCCGAACCGCGGCGAGTTCAAGAAGGCCGGCAACCTCAACCACGCGCTGACCCTGAGCAGCGGCGAGTTCGTCGCCATCCTGGACGCCGACTTCGCGCCGCGCGCCGACCTGCTCCAGCACCTCCTGCCGTACTTCGGCGACCCGGCGGTCGGCATCGTGCAGAGCCCGCAGTGCTTCGACACCGACGCCTCGATGGGCTGGGTGCAGCGCGCCGCCGGCTCCGCCCAGGAGTGGTTCTTCCGCTGGGTGCAGCCCAGCCGGGACGCCTCCGACGCCGCCATCTGCTGCGGCTCCAACGCCGTCTACCGGCGCGCCGCGATCGACGCCGCCGGCGGCTTCGCCCGGCTCGACCACAGCGAGGACATGTACACCGGCCTGGCCCTGCACCAGCGGGGCTACACCACCCGCTACGTGCCGGTGCTGGTCGCCAAGGGCACCTCGCCCGACTCCACCACCAGCTTCGTCAACCAGCAGTACCGCTGGACGATGGGCAACCTGCACCTGATCGGCGACCGGGCCGCCCGCCGGGCGATGACCTGGCGGATGCGCCGCTGCTTCGACGAGGGCATCGTCGGCTACCTGGCCGCCGCCGTCAACGTGCTCACCGCGCCGCTGCCGCCGCTGGTGATGCTGTTCGCCTTCCCCGGCGAGGTCCGGGCCTGGTACGTGTTGCCGCTGATCTCGCTGCTGTGGCTGTGGCACGTGCTGCTGCCCCGGGTCAGCCGCACCCGCTGGCGCTCCGAAGTGCTGCGCGCCAACGTGCTGATGAGCTTCGCCGCCGCCACCGCGTACTGGCACACCCTGCGCGGCCGCAGCGCCGCCTGGGTGCCCACTGGCGTCGCCGGACCCGGCCGCTCCGGCGGCATGGCCCGCAAGGTGCTGCTGGTCTCGCTGCTGTGGACGGCCGGCACGCTGGCCGCCACCGCCGCCGGCGTGGCGGTCGCCACCGCCCTGCACGGCTGGCACACCACCTGGGGGCTGGCCCTGTACCTGGCCGTGCAACTGCACCTCGGGGTGCCGCTGATCCGCGACCTGTACACCGAACTCCGGCCGCGCGCCGCCGAGTCCGCCGAGCCCGCCGACTCCGCCGCGCCCGTCGCGTCCGTCGCGTCCGCCGAACCGACCGAATCCGGGGCCCGCCCGGCGATGCGTCCGCGGCGCTGGCCCGAGGCCCTCGCCGTCACGAGCACGCTCGCCCTGGTCGCCCTGCTCGCCTCCGGCTGGGCGGCTCCGATGCTGCCCTGGCTGGGCTGA
- a CDS encoding helix-turn-helix transcriptional regulator has translation MSPTRQPAEDGPPSPAQHQKETGPSRHPLAHRERIDWHWHDVNQLITPGRGVLEVRTPYGRWVVPPHRAVWLPAGVPHTHRAHGPSELRCLVYPDGTDPLRLTAPAVLAVTPLLREIIAHLTGPDAPAGRPARTLEQAALDQLARAPELPVGLPRPTDPRLRDLAALLTADPADDRSLAELGRAVGAAERTLSRLFRRELGLGFPQWRTQLRLQHALVLLAEGRSVTATAAACGFRSPSAFIEAFRHAFGTTPGRHRQT, from the coding sequence GTGTCGCCAACCCGCCAACCTGCCGAGGACGGCCCGCCGAGCCCCGCGCAGCACCAGAAGGAGACCGGCCCCAGCCGCCACCCGCTGGCCCACCGGGAGCGGATCGACTGGCACTGGCACGACGTCAACCAGCTGATCACCCCCGGCCGCGGGGTGCTGGAGGTGCGCACCCCGTACGGGCGGTGGGTCGTCCCGCCGCACCGCGCGGTGTGGCTGCCCGCCGGGGTGCCGCACACCCACCGGGCGCACGGGCCCAGCGAGTTGCGCTGCCTGGTCTACCCGGACGGCACCGACCCGCTGCGGCTCACCGCGCCCGCCGTGCTCGCCGTCACCCCGCTGCTGCGCGAGATCATCGCCCACCTGACCGGCCCCGACGCCCCCGCCGGACGCCCGGCCCGCACCCTCGAACAGGCCGCCCTGGACCAGCTCGCCCGCGCCCCCGAACTCCCGGTCGGCCTGCCCCGCCCCACCGACCCCCGGCTGCGCGACCTGGCCGCGCTGCTCACCGCCGACCCCGCCGACGACCGCTCGCTCGCCGAACTCGGCCGCGCCGTCGGCGCCGCCGAACGCACCCTCAGCCGGCTGTTCCGCCGCGAACTCGGCCTGGGCTTCCCGCAGTGGCGCACCCAACTGCGCCTCCAGCACGCCCTGGTGCTGCTCGCCGAGGGCCGCTCGGTCACCGCCACCGCCGCCGCCTGCGGCTTCCGCTCGCCGAGCGCGTTCATCGAGGCGTTCCGGCACGCCTTCGGCACCACCCCCGGCCGCCACCGGCAGACCTGA